In Desulfosporosinus youngiae DSM 17734, the genomic stretch AAATGACGCTATATTAGGTGATAATGAATTTAAGGTAGGCACTACGTTAGAGAACCAGAGAGATAATCTGATAACTGCAATCAATCTTGCAAATCCTGACCCGGATGATCAGTTAGATGCTTCACCTCGTTTAGGTTTACAACACACCATCGTGCTTAAAGAAAAGTCAGGTCAGGCAACGGGTGTAAAACTCGAAAATGCAGTCACTGCTGGCAACAGCCTAGTATTGACTAATAGCCTGGAAGGCAAAGACAGCACGATAGAGGTCGTCGGCGGCAGCGCAGAATCATTCCTTAACCTTGCTGATACCGTACATGTGCAGGGCACGGAAAACAACGAACTCACCCTGACTCTTAACGGCGATACCCAAACGATTGCTTTGGATATAGCAGATTACAGTACTGGCGGGAAAACAGCCCAAGACTTCCTTAATAACATTAATACCAAACTGGAGGATGCCTTTGGTGCCGGTAAAATTTCAGCATCATTTAATGGCCAAAACCAAATTACGTTTACAACTACCAATGTAGGGGATAGCTTATCCGTGGACGGCGGTGGAGCGGTAAGTCATCTCGTAGCCAGTAACGACGCGAGCGACTTTACAATTGCAGTCGATGGCTCGGACAATAATAAGCTTAATATTACAGCTGGTGGCTTGACGAAAGAGATTACCTTGGCAAATGGGAATTATGACTTTTCAGTATCTGCTGACCGTGAAACATTCCTAGCGGATATGAACACCAAATTAAGCGCAGCCTTTGGTGACGGCAACATTGAAGCAGCCTTTGATGGGGATAACAAGCTGGTACTCACAAATAGCCTTACTGGTTCCATAAGTACCTTGACTGCTGTAACCGGTACCGCTCAGGCAGCGTTGGGTCTACAAACTGCAGCTTATGTCCAGGGCAGAAATGCCAATAACACTTCCACTCTGGAGATTGACGGCATCCAGGCTGACATTACCTTAAATGCAGGCACTTATACAGTGGGAGGTATGGCCTCAGATCTTCAGAATCAGATCCGTGCGGTTGCTGGCTTGGAAAATGCCACAGTTAATTACACAGACGGTTCATTTGTTATTACCTCAGGCCAGGATGGATCAGCTGGATCAGTCAAAGTAACGGCAGATGAAATGGCTAAGACACTTGGTCTAGACAGGGCAACAACAACTGCCGGAGCAGACTCTGTGGGGCAGGGTATAAGACTTCAGGTGGGAGCCAACTATAACCAGAGCATGACGGTGGATATCTCTGATATGCGTAGTGTGGCATTGAAAGTCAGTGGAGGCGCTGCCCAAGCTGGGGCAGAAGTAGAAGCCAGTGATGGTGCTAAAGCAAAGTATGTTGCCATTACCAACGTAACCGACGGTACCGACAATACAAACATAGAATTTGCTTTAGATGTTTCCTCTTTTGAAAGTGCAACAGCAGCCATCAGTGTACTCAATGATGCAATTGCTGCAGTATCGAGTGAAAGGTCTAAACTGGGTGCTTTTCAGAACCGTTTGGAGCACACCATTGCCAACCTCTCAACTACCTCCGAAAACATGACCGGTGCTGAATCCCGTATCCGCGATGTAGATATGGCTAAAGAGATGATGGAGTTCCAAAAGAACAACATTCTCGCTCAAGCCGCTACTGCGATGCTGGCTCAAGCCAACCAACAACCCCAGGGCGTATTGCAGCTTTTGCGTTAATTACCGATTATACAGCAGTGGGGCCTCAGGTTTTCTTGAGGCCCCTTTCTTTGCCTAACCGGTTAATGAGGAATATCCATAGAAAACTAGCTTATATTTTTACAAGTCTAGCCGCTCAAAATTGAATAAACCGGAACTGAGGTTGCCGACTTTATAGCTTGGAATCAAGCAAAGGGAAGTCAAACACCATATTATATATTTGAAAAATCTTATAACAAAGGGCCCTTTACCTCTAAAGGTATATGTAGTACACGATAAAATCTATCTTAACCCTCTATGAATTACTTCTAAAATCTAAGGTGTTTTTGCTAAAATGATTGTTGACAGTATATAAATTCTCAAGTGTAAATACAAAACAGTGTAATACATGCGTTTGCGATAATACGAATTTTATAGTTCTGCCGGTTCGACGATCTTAGACAAAAAAATGTTTGATGACTGTGTTATACTTAAAATGATAAAAAGGGTGGGGCGAGCTGATGGATAATGAAAAGTTTCAAGAGTTAGTCTTAAAACATTTAGAGGACAACGCTAAACGTTTAGGTGAAATTAGTGAAAAGCTCGCCGAGCATGATAGGCGTTTTGATAGCTATGATAAGCGCTTCGACGGCTATGATAAGCGCTTTGATGGCTATGATAGACGCTTTGATAGCCTTGAAGCTTTAGGCAAGCAGCATCACGAAGAACTCGAAAAGATCGCTTCTCAAGTGGAAAAATTAATTCAAAATGAAGACGAAATAACGGATTTCTTGCTTAAAAGACGTAGAAGGATGTAGGCAATGCCTGCGTATTATTTCTTCTGAAAGTTAGACAAAACTAACAAACTTGATGATGTGCTGACTGTTGCCGGCCGGATTCTGAAGGAAATTATCCTGCCTCTTCCGAATTGACGGAAATCAGGAAGGAGATCATAGCCACTATTACGGAATAAGAAAAAACCTTTTGTCTCAATCAGAGTCGAAAGGTTTTTATTTCTCGTTATTTAGGATATAGGATCATATCCTTAGGAAAAACATCTTGAAAAAAGCGCATAAACTGTAATCTTAGAAATTTTAAGGATTTCTGCGGCTTCTTCAACGTATAAGAAACATTATTGGATATAGTGAGCCTCCAGACTATTCTAATGGAGATAATAAAAACTATAATTATATTGCTAAGTTATTATAACCTATTGTATAATGACATTGCAGTTGGGTCTTGTTGGTTGACGTTAGTTAGTATTATATTATGTTAATCTATATAAATCTGAAATATATGAATTCATTGCACAAATGTATAGATTGAGTAATATAAACGAACTTAGACTAATTTGGACTAATATAAATCAACTGAAATATAAATTTACATATGTTAGGAGGAGTTCGAATGAAAAAGGTTTCATGGATGTTAGTGTTTAGTTTTCTTTTAATTTTAACTACGATTGGCTGCAGTTCGGGAAATAATGCCCCATCGGCAAACACTCCCAAGGCTGAACCCACAGAGATCATGGTGTCTGCCGCAGCCAGCCTGAAGGATTCATTGACCGAAATCCAGAAAGAGTATGCCGCAAAGGTTCCCGAAGTTAAGCTTACCTTCGTCTTTGGAGCTTCAGGTACACTGCAGCAACAAATTGAACAAGGAGCCCCGGCAGACCTTTTTATTTCTGCAGGAAAAGCTCAGATGGATGCTTTGGAACAAAAGGATTTGTTGGTTAAAGAGAGTAGGCTCGACTTAGTAGGCAATGAATTAGTCTTGGTTGCAGGGAAGGATAACAGTAAGGTTACATCCTTTGAAGATCTGACTAAGGCAAATGTTCAAAAGATCGGTATTGGAACACCTGAGTCTGTACCCGCCGGAAAATATGCCCAGGAAGCCTTGACAAGTCTTAAACTTTGGGATACATTACAGCCTAAGTTTGTAATGGCTAAGGATGTGACCCAGGTTCTGAATTATGTGGAAACAGGTAATGTAGAGGCAGGACTCGTATACCGGTCCGATGCTTTAGGGTCATCGAAAGTCAAAGTCGTAACGGCAGCTCCGGAGAGCAGTCATAAGCCTATTACTTACCCGGCAGCGGTTATTTCGGCAACTAAAAATAAACAACTTGCCGAAGACTTTTTAAAATACTTACAGGGTTCGGAAGCTCAACAGTTATTTGTAAACTATGGATTTAAAACATTAGCTAAATAACTAAAACGTTGGCCAAATAATTACTTTCCGGGGGAATCCAATGGAATTTAGCGTTATTCCCATTATTCTATCTTTGAAAGTTGCCTTTGCTGCCGTCGTTATTGTCGCATTCTCTTCTATACCAATAGCCGCCTTTATGGCTAAGCGCGAGTTTTGGGGCAAAGATATTGTAGAGTCAATCATTACTTTGCCCCTGGTGCTCCCTCCCTCAGTTGTTGGCTTTATGCTGTTGTTTGTTTTTGGGAAGAATGGCCCGTTAGGCAAGTTATTCGAACATTGGTTTAATGTCAGGATAGTCTTTACTTTGGCGGGGGCCGTAATAGCAGCCGCCGTTGTGGCTTTTCCCTTAATGTATCAATCCGTAAAGGTTGCTATTGAAAGTGTTGATCAAAACCTGGAGAAAGCGGCGCGTACTCTGGGGGCTGGAGAACTAAGGGTGTTTTTCACCATAACTCTTCCCTTAGCCTTGAATGGCATTATAGCGGGCTTAGTTTTAGCCTTTGCCCGGTCTCTGGGGGAGTTTGGAGCGACGCTGATGATTGCCGGGAATATTCCTGGTAAGACGCAAACTATGCCCATTGCTATTTATTTCGCTAATGAGGCCGGCGACACAGGGGAAGCAGGCATATTGGTTGTCATTATGACTATTTTTAGTTTTCTGGTCATTTATGGATTAAACCGATGGGGGAAAGGATCACGACGAGACTCCCGAGGAGGTGGAGCGTAATGCTAAAGGCTCATTTTAAAAAGAAGCTGCCTTCCTTTGAGCTGGAAGCCGATATCACCTTAAAGAGCGGTATTCTCGCCCTGGTCGGTCCTTCCGGTGCCGGCAAGACGACGATCCTGCAATGTATAGCAGGCCTCCAGACTCCTTCATGGGGGGAAATTAATATCAATGATAAAATCATCTTCTCTTCTGAGCATAGGGCAGATATTCCTATCAGAAAGCGGCGCATAGGGTATGTTTTCCAAGACTATGCTCTCTTTCCCCACATGTCGGTGGAAAAGAATGTGATGTACGGTAAGCCTCAAAAAGGAAGTATTCCCAATAAGGTTCTTGCCGTTTCCAATGTTCTGGAGATGTTGAAAATTGCTCATCTCAGAAATCGCTATCCCAATCAGATTTCGGGAGGAGAAAAGCAACGGGTTGCTCTCGCTCGTGCCTTAATGACTGAGCCGGAACTTTTGCTGCTTGATGAACCTCTTTCCGCTCTGGATCAGGACACGCGGAGTACCCTCCAGCAGGAGTTGCTTAAGCTTCAAACCCAATGGCAGATTCCTTTTATTTTGGTCACTCATGATGCCCGGGAGGCGGAAATGCTTGGCAGTCAGATCATTAAGCTGGATAAGGGCAAACAAGAGGAAATTAAGAAACTTTAGACAAAAAAATTACCAGGAAGTACTTTACAGATAACTGAAGCGGATTAATTGGTCCGAAAAATTGAAGAATGACCTCCGAGCCAGAATGACCTAAAGAGCAATTCCAAGGTCACTGGACAGGATCGCAGATCCTCAGGGTATTCCGGGAAACTGGTATGCCTTCACAGTTTGAAGAGGAGTAGTTCGGGTTAGACTGGGATACCAGTTTATTTAGCTCCCTTTTCGGGAGCTTTATTTTTTATACCATACTATTTACTAATATCATAACTAGATAAGGTAAGGGGGGTTGCGGTGTTTATAATGATTTAATGGGAATGGACTTTGCCCCGCTGCTAATTTCCCTAAGAGCAGCCACCATTTCAACGATTGTGACTTTTTTCTCAGGAATTGCGGCTGCCTGCTTTGTTTCAGGCTACAGGGGGAAATTCAAAGGGCTGATTGACGGTGTACTTACTCTGCCTTTAGTTTTACCGCCTACAGTTGTCGGGTTCCTGCTCCTGGTACTGTTTGGCAAGAACGGCCCCTTGGGAAGACTCCTGATGGCAGTTGGGCAAACGGTTATATTTTCCTGGCCGGCAACGGTTATTGCAGCTTCAGTGGTTGCCTTTCCCTTAATGTATCGAACGGTTAGAAGCGCCTTTGAACAAATTGATCAAAATATTATTAATGCTGCACGTACACTGGGTGTCTCAGAGTGGAAAATCTTTTGGAAGATAACCATCCCGCTTTCCTGGCCGGGGGTGGCGGCCGGTACTGTCTTAGCTTTCGCCAGGGCTTTAGGGGATTTTGGGGCTACGCTTATGATTGGCGGCAACATACCCGGAAAAACACTGACCATTCCTGCGGCGATTTTCTTTGCAGCCGAAAGCGGAGAAATGAGAAGGGCTCTGATATGGGTGATACTTATTTTTATAATTTCCTTGATCGTTATGACGTTAATGAACTATTGGACGGATTACCAGCGCAAGATGACTGCTGTTACTGGCAGGAAGTAATATGAAATTATGGGTGGATATTCAAAAGAAACTTCCGGGTTTTACCTTAGATGTTAAGTTTGAGACAGATGGGGAGATTCTTGGACTTTTAGGGGCTTCCGGGTCAGGTAAAAGTATGATTTTGCGCTGTATCGCTGGCATCGATACGCCTGATACAGGAAGGATTATTCTCAACGACCGAACGTTGTTCGACTCCAAGCGAAGAATTGATCTCCCTTGCCGCAAGAGAAAAGTGGGTTATTTATTCCAGAATTATGCCCTTTTCCCTAATATGACGGTGGAAGATAATATTGGATTTGGCATTGAAGACAGAAAGCGCGCAGATAGAATAGCCATAATCGAGGAAAAAGTGAAGATGATCAAGCTGGAGGGTTTAGAAAAGAGGTATCCAAATCAACTTTCCGGGGGACAACAACAGCGGGTTGCTCTGGCCAGGGCTTTAGCTATTGAGCCGGAGGCGCTGCTCTTAGATGAACCATTTTCCGCACTTGACGACTATTTAAGAAACCACATGGTCAAACAATTGACCGAAACCTTATCAGGCTATCAAGGAGTTACCCTGTTCGTGACCCATAACATGGATGAAATCTATAGCATTTGCCATAGATTAGTCGTATTGTCTTCAGGGAAGATTGAAGCAAAAGGGGGGACAGAGGAGGTATTCAGCTCTCCGCCTTCACTCGTATCCGCACAATTAACAGGCTGCAGAAATTTCTCTCCGGCCATCTACAAATCGCCCTTTGAGTTGGAGGCAACGGATTGGGGGATAAACTTAAAAACCAAGAGAGAAATCCCGAAACAGATTGAGTTTGTAGGTATTCATGCTCATGCTCTTGAATTGGCGTTAACGGAAAAAGAGGACAATGTGTTTGAAGGCCGGCTTAATTTCATCAGTGAGACTCCTTCCCGGGTGACAGTCTATCTCGTTACGGAAAAGGAAGCCCGGAGACAGGAGAATCACCAAATTCAGTGGGAGATCACCAAACAAATGTGGTCTGAATTGAAGGATAAACCACAGCCCTGGAAGCTGAAGATGAATCCGGAAAAGCTGATAATTATCTGATGCCGCGTTACCGGCAAGTACAAAAGAAAGAGGGGAGATTCAATGAGACTATCTAATCTAATTAGGAAAACTGATAAAACCCGGGCTGCCCTGGGGCGGATGGCTTTTTCCCTGGTATTGCTTGTTTTATTTATTTCCGGGTGTTCAAGTGCTGTCAATGAAACCCCAAAACCGGAAGTCAGTCAAGCTGACCAGGCTAAGCCTATTGAGCTTTTGGTATCCACTGCTCCCAGTTTGAAAGGTTCTCTTGAGGAAATAAAAAGCCTGTATTCGGCGAAAAATGCTCAGGTTAAATTGGTTTATAATTATGGGCCGTCAGGCTCCCTCCAAACCCAAATCGAGCAAGGGGCCGCTGCCGATATTTTTATTTCTCAAGGTAAACCGCAGATGGATGCTTTAGAGCAAAAGGGACTGATTAAGCAGGACTCCAGAGTGAATCTCCTAGGGGATGAACTTGTCCTGATCGTCAATAAAAACAACACTTCCATTAACAGCTTTGAAGATTTAGCCAAACCGGAGGTTAAGAAAATCGGAATCGGCGAAGCCGGGTCAGTTCCGGCAGCTAAAACTGCGCAAGAAACCCTGGAGACCCTTAAATTATGGGATACCTTACAACCTAAATTCGTTATTGGCAAGGATCTGATGCAAATAATGACCTATGTAGAGACAGACAATGCCGAAGCAGCGTTTGTTTGGGATACCATCGCGATCCTTTCCGATAAAGTGAAAATTGTGGCCGCGGCACCGGCAAACTCCCATAAACCGGTTGTATTGCCTGCAGCGGTGGTAGCTGCCTCGAAAAACAGTGATGAAGCTTCGAAGTTTTTGGAGTATTTACAGAGTGATGAGGCTATGAAAATCTTTGAAAAGAATGGATTCATAAGAGGAGAGTAAGTTAAAGCGAATTTGAGGTGGAGGCTATGATTTACATTAGTGATGAAACCATTGACCGCTGGATCAAAGAGGATGTTCCTTATCTGGATCTAACAACACTAACTCTTGGTATCGGCGGAACTAAAGGAACGATTACATTTAAAGCCAGAGAATTTACGGTTTTATCCGGGGTAGAGGAAGTATTAAGGATCTTTAACAGGCTGGGGATTAGGCAGATTCGCTCCTTGCCATCGGGCTCTATCGTTAACAAGGGAGATATCTTTATCGAAGCCGAAGGGTTGGCCTCGAACCTGCATATAGCCTGGAAAGTCTCCCTGAATATACTTGAATACTGTTCAGGTATTGCCACAAGGACCAAACGGATGGTGGATAAGGCTAAATCAGTGAATCCACAGGTGGCTGTTGTCGCTACCAGAAAATCATTTCCCGGTACTAAAGAGCTCTCCATAAAGTCAATTATCGCTGGGGGCGCTTTTCCCCATCGCTTGGGCTTGTCTGAAACTATCTTAATTTTCAAGCAGCATGTCAATTTCCTGGGAGATATTCATAATCTGGCTCAGGTGATGAAAGAAGTTAAGGGAAATGCCTGTGAAAAGAAAATTATTGTTGAAGTAGAACGGATTGAAGATGCCCGCCTTTTAGTAGAAACCGGCGTTGATGGATTGCAATTTGACAAGATTCCTGCCCATGACTTAAAAGTCATCGTTGAAGAAATCCGAAGCCTTAACCCCAATGTTACACTTCTTGGGGCAGGCGGCATTAATGAAGGCAATATCCAAGACTATGCTGATACGGGCATTGATGCCATTGTCACCACGGCCATGTATTTTGGAAAACCGTCTGACCTTGGAGTGACTATAGAACCGTTTAAAGATTAGTAAATCCACACAGCTCCTTGGCGCACATCGTCAAGGGGCTTTTTAATGGGTAAAAATGAGAACCGGCAGCGGGGGGTTACCTATAGAGTTTCGGGGAGGAGAATTTTAGATCGAGACTCAGCCATGTATTATAGATGTCCTCAATTAGTTCATGCTGAATTTGGATTCGAGGCAAATTCAGCGAATAATGAAGAGAATCATTCGGGGGATCTTCTAAGGTTAGTTCACCATGCTCCAGCTCTGCCAAACGCAGGTTGAACGAGAAAATTCGGTCTTCAAATAAGGTAGGGTTAGCGACGTATGCTGCGGCAACGACATCCCAATTATAAAAACCATCCAGATTAAATAAGAACATCATGTACTTAAACCAGTAGGATGTTTTTTTGAGAAGGTAGCGGGCGATGGGCTTGTTCTCGGATGAGAGCCGGGCAAAGAATGCTTCCTTAGGAAAAAACGCGTCCAAACAAGTATTTCCAGTGATGACAGAAACATTGTTTCCAAGCTTCAAGACGGTTTCAGTGGCTAACGAATCGCATGAAAAATTCAGTTCATTAAGGGGGCGGCCATTAATGATCAGGGGTTCAGTGGTTCCTCCCATGACAACAATGCGTTTTACCTTTGCCAAAAAGCTAGGGTCCGAACGGTAAGCTGCATAGAGATTGGTTAGTGATCCTGTGGCCAGAATGGTGATTCTTCCCGGATTGGAGTTCACGGACTCAACCAAAAAATCCGTGGCTTCGCTTTGGTAATGATGCTTGTCTTCACACCCTTTAAGCAGCGGAATATCCGGTTTGCCGATTTCCTTCAGCATGGTCAAGGTGTTCTGGTAGACTGTATTGAGGTCACTGTTGCCATAGGTTGTCGTAACACCACAGAGATCGATGTGTTCTTTGCCTAAGAGATAGAGGAGTGCTAAACCATCGTCTACATCGCACCCGGCGACTCCCATAGTATTATCACAGTCGAAAATAATTTTTTCGGTCATAAGTAAATCCTCTCCAAAAAGATTTTTTTAGTAGCCGCCCATGCCGCTAAGGCGTCACTAGCAGAGGATGAAAAAGAGAGTGCTCTCGGGTCGGGCAGCTTCGCCACATCCGCTCACCGCAGCATTCCGAGGCTTGCCCACTCGCCGGTGCGGGACTTCGCCAAACCTCTGGGTAATACCTGATGTGAACCCGTGGCTCAGTCTTCCCCCACCGTCTTGTGGGCTTTTACTGCCTCTCCATGCAATGGGTTCGCTTCTGTGGGCGAAGCTGCCCTGCTTGCGGGTCTGGGGATTCTTCCGCATGTCTTTAGAGTTTTTTTACAGGATAGTATAACCAGGTAGTTTTTAAACGTTTTTAATAATAGACTTGGTCTACTAGATGTGATAATCTTATCATAAAGATTGGATTTTTACATAAAAACACAGGATACACTTTTGAGTCATCCTGGTATTGTAACCTGATTCGGATCAAGAAAAGCTTTAACATCGCAAAGTGTTTTCGGCGCGTGACGTGCTTGCGAAATGGAGGTGACTATATGATAGAAGATATGATTGAAAATGCTGATTGTCCATGCCATGGAACCAATCTTGAAAAGTTGATTCATCCGGCTATTCTTACGCTTTTAATGGCTGAAGAACTGCATGGGTACAGCATAGTGAAAAAACTGCCCGAAAACTGTATGCTGCAAGGCAGGAAACCTGATCCTTCCGGTGTTTACCGCTGCTTAAAGTCCATGGAACAGCAGGGGTATGTCACTTCTGTGTGGAATATATCGAATCCGGGACAAGCTAAAAGACTCTATAGAATAACGGATGATGGAATTAGATGCCTTCAAACTTGGATAAACACTCTAGAGGACTATTATCGCTCTTTGGGATTATTTCTGTCTTTTGCCAAAAATGCAGTGTTAAATAATACAGCAGACAATAATAAAGAAGATCATCCTCATTAAATCAACCTCGAATTTTTGAGTTATAAAAATGAAGGTACTTATTTTTGTGCTTTTTATCACTAAGAATCTTAGTTAACCATGTGAAAGGGTGAGGATGAATGAAAAAAGTCTTATCCATTGTAATGCTTTTGCTGCTTATTTTTAGTGGAATTGGGTGTTCACAGACACCGGTTCCGGCACCGTCCAGTCCCGAAATTCAAAGCTTTGAAAGTGTTTTAATCAAGGCCAAAGGTACGACGGTCAATTTCTACGGCTGGGGCGGAGATGAGCGAATTAACCGATGGATTGATACCCAGCTTGCGCCACACGTCAAAGAGAACTATGAGATAACCTTAAAAAGAGTCCCCATGGATATCGACCAGATCCTGAACAAGTTGCTCGGGGAAAAACAGGCGGATAAGAGCAAGGGCTCCATTGATATGGTCTGGATTAATGGAGAGAATTTCTATACCGCCATGAAAAACCAGCTGATCTATGGTCCGTTTACCCAGGAACTGCCAAACTACCAAAAATACATTGACCCTGATTCGAAAGAGGTTCAATATGATTTTGGCTATGAAATCAAAGGGTATGAAGCTCCTTATGGAAAAGCCCAATTCGTGCTGATCAATGATTCTGCCATAACCTCGGAAACCCCTAAGGATACTCAAGAGCTCCTTGGGTTTGCTAAGCAATACAAAGGAAAGGTTACCTATCCGGCCCCGCCCGATTTTACCGGAAGTGCCTTTGTCCGCAACATCATCTATGATATCGTCGGCTATGAAAACGTTGTCGGTATCGGGAACGATAAGGAAAAACTCAAAGCCGCGATTCAGCCAGCGATGGATTATCTTAAAGAATTAAGCCCTTACCTCTGGCAAGAAGGAAAAACCTATCCGTCTTCTATTGCTCAGGTGGACAACATGTTTGCGGACGGAGAACTGGTGATGACCATGTCCTACAATCCAAATTCAGTGGCCGGTATGATTGAGACCGGACAATTCAAGGAGACTGCCCGTTCCTTCATTTTTGATAAAGGGATGATTGGAAATACGCATTACCTGGCGATTCCCGCCAATGCTTCCAACCTTGAGGGGGCTCTGGTCGTGATTAATGCAATTTTAAGCCCTGAGATCCAGGCCTCAAAATATGATCCGAAAAATTGGGGAGATTTGCCGGTGCTTGATAATGCCAAGCTGAATTCTCAGGAAAAGGAACTTTTCAGCAAGATTCCTTTGGGCAAAGGAGTCATCCCGCAGGATCGGCTTCTATCCAAACGGCTTCCGGAGCTGCCGGCTGATTTGATTCCAGTCATCGAGGAAGTCTGGCAGTCCCAGATTCCCGGAAATAAATAGAAAAAATGCATTATTCGAGATTAAAGCCGTATCTGATGGTTCTCCCGGTCGTCGTATTTATGGGAGTCTTCATCTATGCTCTCTTGAACACCTTAGTCCAGAGTTTTGGCATTCTGCCTGCAGCCGGGTTAAATGAATGGACCTTATCCTATTATCAAGCCCTGCTTTTAAGGGGGGATTTGCTTCCCTCTTTATGGCTGAGTCTCTATTATTCCTCAGTCTCATCATTACTTGCCGTGTTCATGGGGGTTTTGATCAGTGCGCTGGCCGTCAGCAGCGGGTTCACCCGGATGAAAATCTTTCAGATCTTTAAAGTCCCGATCATTGTGCCCCATCTTGCGGCGGCGCTCCTGATTCTTAATCTCTTTTCCCAGAGCGGTATCATTTCGCGTGTCCTTTATCAGCTTAACTGGGTCCAAAGCCCCCAGCAATTCCCCGCCTTGCTCTTTGATCCCTATGCCTTGGGGATTATACTTGCCTACTTATGGAAGGAAGTCCCCTTTGTGATCATGATGGTAGTGACCATCATGGCAAAGATCGATGGTTCAATCGGGGAAGCGGCTGTCAATCTAGGGGCTTCCAAATTCAAAACCTTTCACAGCATTACTCTGCCCCTCTGCCTTCCTACCATCTACACATCCTTTCTGCTGGTTTTCGCGTACTCCTTCGGGGCCTTTGAGATTCCGTTTCTCTTGGGAATGACGTCACCGAAAGCCCTGCCCGTTTTAGCCTATCTCGAATATACCCATCCGGATCTGGCTCATCGTCCCTATGCGATGGCTTTGAACGGGGTTATGGTTGTTCTGTCGGTCATGCTGACCTATGTCTATTACCGGATTATCAAAGGAGACCGGCAGGTAAAGGCAGGTGGAGACTATTAATCATATGGCATTCAAGGTCCTGGCAAAGACCATTTTTTATAGCGCTATTTTTTCTGTGCTTTTGCCTTTAGGAATTCTTCTGATCTGGAGTTTCGCAGGGAGCTGGCCCTGGCCGAACCTCCTTCCCGAGACACTTTCAGCCAGGGTAT encodes the following:
- a CDS encoding PadR family transcriptional regulator produces the protein MIEDMIENADCPCHGTNLEKLIHPAILTLLMAEELHGYSIVKKLPENCMLQGRKPDPSGVYRCLKSMEQQGYVTSVWNISNPGQAKRLYRITDDGIRCLQTWINTLEDYYRSLGLFLSFAKNAVLNNTADNNKEDHPH
- a CDS encoding ABC transporter substrate-binding protein, which codes for MKKVLSIVMLLLLIFSGIGCSQTPVPAPSSPEIQSFESVLIKAKGTTVNFYGWGGDERINRWIDTQLAPHVKENYEITLKRVPMDIDQILNKLLGEKQADKSKGSIDMVWINGENFYTAMKNQLIYGPFTQELPNYQKYIDPDSKEVQYDFGYEIKGYEAPYGKAQFVLINDSAITSETPKDTQELLGFAKQYKGKVTYPAPPDFTGSAFVRNIIYDIVGYENVVGIGNDKEKLKAAIQPAMDYLKELSPYLWQEGKTYPSSIAQVDNMFADGELVMTMSYNPNSVAGMIETGQFKETARSFIFDKGMIGNTHYLAIPANASNLEGALVVINAILSPEIQASKYDPKNWGDLPVLDNAKLNSQEKELFSKIPLGKGVIPQDRLLSKRLPELPADLIPVIEEVWQSQIPGNK
- a CDS encoding ABC transporter permease, whose product is MHYSRLKPYLMVLPVVVFMGVFIYALLNTLVQSFGILPAAGLNEWTLSYYQALLLRGDLLPSLWLSLYYSSVSSLLAVFMGVLISALAVSSGFTRMKIFQIFKVPIIVPHLAAALLILNLFSQSGIISRVLYQLNWVQSPQQFPALLFDPYALGIILAYLWKEVPFVIMMVVTIMAKIDGSIGEAAVNLGASKFKTFHSITLPLCLPTIYTSFLLVFAYSFGAFEIPFLLGMTSPKALPVLAYLEYTHPDLAHRPYAMALNGVMVVLSVMLTYVYYRIIKGDRQVKAGGDY